The following is a genomic window from Episyrphus balteatus chromosome 1, idEpiBalt1.1, whole genome shotgun sequence.
tagaaaaatttattataaagcTAACAATAGTattgaaacaatttaaaaaaaaaattcaaaaccaagttataaatggtgtttttttttaactaaaacattATGTActtagacctttgacaaagtaccTAGTGATTATTAGgggaattttgttttgacaattttaaaaatgtccttcaaaagataataaaaaaacagattagGGTTCAactacggattttttttttagtttctgagtttcgaaatatgaatttttgaaaaaccacctactttttaaggggtaatattggatgggttttaattttaagcaatttttcgtagcattttaaaaaatcgcatgCTTATAGAACATATAGTTTAAGGTTGTTGCATGCATGTGTAATTGgtattcaaaaatgatttttgaacgAATAACGGGaagaacaagtttttttgtcccaagttttttgaccgtttttaaccgttttatatttttatctttttttcttcaacagaatgaaatttatacagtagataaaTAATAGACAGGattatatttgtgcaaaatttcaattaatttcgtattcacaattttgagataagggtaaaataaagttcttcttcttgtaaattatgataggattcaaaaagttattccgtctttctacaaaacatacagaCATAAATATGTAAGGTCTTCATCTTTAGCTTAATGCTCAAGTACTTTACTATACAATTTAAGAAAGctgacaaataaataattttaagataatttttttctaacaacctgttttcttatgacgttattacgtaaaatcatcgtccataaaccggctttacagacaaccacttttgataccaaataacaATGAAAAAAGAGCTTATTCTAATTTCATCAAAACTCGAAAAGTGCCATCACTGTTTTACATAACGACTGATAGGAAAAAAGTCGCTGATGCTTGTTCAGCTCCATGTTGCAATGTTGTAGTCCtttaagcaaacaaaacaaaaacattactttttccaatttattaattatttatttaataaattcatgaagaatttttcacaataaaaagaaaaatggaaaataactAAGATTTTCAAGTGAAGTAGTGAAGTTTTTTCCATCAAAATACCATATATTTCACGATCTATGAATATGAACACGAAGATTCTTAATTATCCAAACCGTACATCTATCGCCACTggtttttttgtagttgttgttggaTTGTTTTTAAGTTCTTTTACCACCTCAAAAACTCTTAGTTGAAAATCTAACATTTTATTGTCATCAAATTTGTCCAGCATTGGAACTAACacatcaaaaaatgaattatgttTGCTAAAGGGCCGAGTTTCAGTGGGATTCGCAGTTGATTTTGGTTGAAGAGATAGTTGTTGTTGGTTAACATTGGTGTTTTTGCTTTCGAcagttttaatttcattttcactACCACCAAACCGTACATCTATCGCCACTggtttttttgtagttgttgttggaTTGTTTTTAAGTTCTTTTACCACCTCAAAAACTCTTAGTTGAAAATCTAACATTTTATTGTCATCAAATTTGTCCAGCATTGGAACTAACacatcaaaaaatgaattatgttTGCTAAAGGGTCGAGTTTCAGTGGGATTCGCAGTTGATTTTGGTTGAAGAGATAGTTGTTGTTGGTTAACATTGGTGTTTTTGGTTTCGACAGTTTTAACTTCATTTTCGGACATCTTTTGGTCTTCTACGTTGGCtgaaatagaatacaaaaattttaaagtattaaattatatggaattattttttatgtatacaGTATGTATTAAACTCTTGAATGTAGAATGACCTTATATATTTAATAGCGCCtatatttattgtttgtttttaaaaacttaatactGTTAGGTTGTGTCAaaaattacacagccacacaaaaacaaaaaatgtttttacctATTAACTatcatgtatgtatgtataactGAATCCGAAGTCCATTTCACTCTATCACGTCATGTTTTCTGGATAAACTCAAAAAGAGTTCAAAGGCAATTTGAAACGAACATCTTTTTTGAGattatcttgaaaacctgacgtgatttGGCCAAATGGACttcagattcggtttcagcTACTTGACTGTGTTATCCTTGACCTCagacctaaaaaaatattcagtcttttcaaaaattaagctTCGTAAAGAAGAATCCCCAAAAAAACCCATCCCCGAAAGTTGCTATGACGAttcttaattttgaattaaaaagtttttttttttcatgcaaaactattTCAGAGAAGTCAGTTTGTCTTGGTTTCAGTTCCATGAGATACAGCAACGAAAAATACCTTAAGGTGATGTGCCATAACATAAGATTAATTTCTTAAATCTATTAACGAAATATGCTCAAGtatggcaacgccatatttccagTATAcgattatttttagaaaacctaAAAAAGCAGTTTGATTAGAATAGCTTAGATCAataagtaggtacataaaatttaattgaaatcgttagatccgttttagggaaaattgcaaaaactcaaaaattagtaAGCCAAGTAAAATATTTCACATTTCTTATCTACGATTGCCCTCTAAAGCCATTAAGGTCTCATTTTAATCGTTGCTGGGTTTTTTCTCCACATATTTATGTGCATTCTCCTTTccaactgattttcaaaaataaattattacatcaaaaataaatatagtttcaaacttttttcaaatttttaacgagaaaatgaagaaaaaaacactAATTGTTAAAAAGTCTTGTGATTATAAAGCCtagatttttaaaccaaaaccaTGCAAAGGTctgaatgtttttctttttaaaaaatttacaaaaatcgaAATCAGCTGGAGAATGATGAAGTAAAAAATTTACCTATGCAAATCCAAACAATCCATTAAACTaagttaaataaacaaattgacAGATGATTTtaggttattttcttttttctctttttaataACGTAAAATCTGTTTCAAATCGAATCTTACCGTTACCGGTGTATGTGTGTTTTactttcaaatatttataatatctattgATTTAAATACCAATCTCGTTTCTATTACAATTCGTTAAGAAAATAGCCTTTTCTAAATTCACACCTTTGTTTATtctattcaattttcaaatttctaaaaatccagaAATTTCCATATACGCAAAGAAGCGTAGtcgaaaaaactttaaaatgtgGCAATCATATGCCTTGAACTATTTCATTAGACACTACTTTTAAGCAAATGTTAATCtcattgaaataaaagaaaattaactcTTTACTTACAATTTTCATCGAATGTACAGTTGTAGAACCATTTATTGTAGGAACCAAATCTAAAAAACTTAATATTCAACGAATGTGTATCTGAATATTTCATAAAGGGTTCGTAATAACCCGGTATATTTACAAGCAGCTTattatctgaaaataaaatcacaCACAATTATaagttcaaacatttttactatTCAACCACTTTTACCGTTTGTTATAATTATTTCAACTGGTGTTGGTTTAACTTTCGAAAACAAGTTGGGAGAATCTTTTTCATGTACAGTTTCATCTGAAGAGTTTGTAATCCACGAATAAGAACCAAGATCTGTAAATTTATAcgaaaaaatgaatttgcttTAAAAACAATGTATCCACGATTAAGATGGAAAACTTCAATATGTTACCGATTTCATAACCACGATTGTTAATTTCATTTAACACTTTGGGATTATCAACTTCTGAAAGCACTATGAAAGCATAACTCTCAGTCATTACGTAGAACTTTAAATGTAAGCGTTCCttgttgtttttcaaatttttgtttacagaaCTAACTTGGAAGAGATCGTAGGAATCaaatttttctcttttgtaTACCTCACAACCGACTTCATAATCGGACAGACTTTTATTGAATTTACTTGCGATacaaaaatgactaaaaatagTAATAATTACTATTACCAATTGATATTTAAGATTCATGATTCCAACCGTGGTCTTGACTTAATTGCGACTGATCTTGAATTGGTACTTTTGAATTGAGCTAACATTGTTTTTTGCAAGTTCTTGATACagatatgaaatttaatttcatggTCTATTCTGATAacaatttaagtaaaataatcTTTGGGTTAATTTTCGGTCATTCGTATTAAGTGTGTAGGTATTTAGATTACGTCTTCgaattatagattttttttttaattcataacactgcccaacacacaaaaattttccagaccgttgtttatcatttcttactaagtttagggtgctgattccaaaaatgacattagtttttttctatcagctctagttttttaattattcatacatgaaagaaattcatacaattttattttcgttaaattgtttgacgtgataacgtcttataaatcgatgaaccatggcagctaccataaaaaagtgacgccattttctaacgttacccTCTCGcattttcgcagtgcggcaaaatttcaattaaaaattaaaaataaactattagattTACAAAAACTCttctatttgaaagataataacctaaagcctTATCCAagtgaaggatttttaaaaattccgtcatttaatagggtaaaaaggggtaaaacggaaagatgaaatttcagCTAAACGggaagttgtagagagttgattttttttgctatagatagatgagactaatttaagaatagctgcatttaagaaaaaattctaaaaatatttgaaactaagctataacgttttgtttgaacgttgtacacgtgttggggctaggacaaaatgatgattttgggtaaaggaaatttgttttgacaattctaaagatgccaggtgaaagatgagggaaaaaaaattgcggatttttttccaacactctgcgttttgaaatatgaatttttgaaaaacaccttgttttttagggctatttttgggtagtttttgatgttaagcatttttttggagggttccaaaaatctcaaacttataggacatgtagggctTGGCTAAACGCATACGTGTGATTGAAgtgattgattgatttttgactgaataacggaagaaacaagttttttttgaccgtttttaaccgtttttcatcgtttttgatttttatctttttttcttcaacagttaGAGAAATAAAGTATGTGGAGCAATGATAGATCATAactatatgtgtacaaaatttcaatcatttttgtaaacacaattttgagataacggtaaaaaaaatttttcaaattcgacATGTAATAAATTTTGATCTAGagtagatagaaatttgattaaacttttatgaccatcctgatacaattacctttcatttggtatatcacaaaTAACGGtacactaactacaagctacacaatgttaaatcaagaaacttgcgaaaaacctcaaaacaccagtggagatctgttgccccccgaacagccaccagtgtgggaagtaccgtaatctcagtctggaatttcgacatgggtgactttaaaaaactcttccttctcttgtaggcatctcaggaatatgattgaagcgtcatatgaaaTGTTTTATAggttttataggttgtcattgaaaaaaaattgataaaatagcgtgaggacataaaaataaatgttttttttggcttttttttaatgaaatttgatcgagtttaaaaaattctagctctttttgtagatgtctcatagacctgatcgatatatatgttttgagctaagacaataagcttatagatggtataaaattttgtataggttgttaggaaaaaaaatggaattaatgacgtgacaagataaaaattcattttttttgctttttttgatgaaaatgattgtttcaataaattatttttatactttttgcgcattgtaaaaatttaaaaatggttttatttttaagaagaaatacttggcttttaaattgcataatttttttttgtaaacttttaaaataaaaaaattaatataatgagaaaataaaaaaagtatttcttttttagctttttcttgtaaattatggttgtttgaaataagtaatcACTTCAAttggctcattttaaacaaaagcacacaacctgttttctgacgacgttatcacgtaaaatcatcgtccgtaaatcggctttacagacaaccttttttttttatataaaataaaaataaaaaatatagctATACTTAAATGTTTACAATGCgtaaaaggtataaaaataatttattgaaaacaataatttttcacgaaaaaagcaaacaaaaaaaatctttttttcttctagcaccattaaatccatttattttatgagaaatcatgataaattttatatcatctgaaagcttattatttcaccttttatatgacgcttcaatcatatttctaggATGCCtaaaagaaaaagattttttaaagccaaccatgtcgaaatttcaaactgaaaatACGATCCTATTATCTTctaatactttttagtttttgagaaaattgaaaaacttattttttaccACCCACTTCTGTTTCCACgaaattttatcagtaaattTTGAATTGTAATCCACAATCTTCACAAAAATAGTAatcaatgtgttttttaaacttttttttccaattttttactttgaaatcgattatttcaaaaacaattgattgaaataactttatttaaaaattaagtttcatgagtgtaacaatgttttttttaaatgcctattttacctgtacaattatttttatggattctttatttttaagcaaatctgtataaaacaagaaacaatattgtaaattattttcttGGGACCTGTGAACATAGTAGAATTGCAtaccttgtttttgtttttttttttaaattttttaagtgctgagaaaaatattttcaaatgttttcttgctaagaaaaattgatttttattaaatatgctATTGATAATGTCTTACAAAAAGGAACTTAAATGTTCACGggtattgcaggaatcgttcattgggttataaaagaagaaacaaaCGAGAGGTTTGTAAAGAATtaaatttcgtgttttttttcttaaattgaaaaaaaaaattccatactaAAACAGtcgaaacaattaaaaaaataaaattgttagtaattttttaataatgcctaatcaaacaaactaaaatgtgtaaaattttgtgtttcaaatcacggcAAAATTGATAAcattgttaaaaatttgtacaaatacctatttatttaaagcaaattgtgtaatatattttttgtgtttcaaatcacggcAAAATTGATATCATTGccaaactaaaaatatttgtttgcagttttatatataaaagtgaaaaaaatcttttattcaaattttctaattttatttttgcattttatttcttttattttttaaatcatattatgAAATGTCATATCAGGCAGACGGCAGTATTGCCATGTCCTTATTCTTAactataaaaattgtaaaattttatgatgaaaaaataaagaatattatctatctatctatcaattaaaaaaaaaattaattttttgagtattttatGCTTTTTTGGTTACATATTTTTCTTGGGCTGAGATAAGCTCTAGTATTTTTTACGTTAGTTATTCctaaacaaaaaacgaatttatatCACTAATAAAAAAACGGcgaaatttaaaacaatatacctaatatgtatgtatttcaaaaatttcgaaaaatccaaattttttcaGGTACCTACTCATTTAAGGGATACAATAATAAGTTTTGGTCTTAGCCCTCTGTAGACACACCtattttttgtgacgtgatcgaatttggtttatactttttcatgtcgctagaatttttttcggtctcaatactcgaattttatagagaatcataaataatattgatgtagaattttgcgagaaattcgaatattgtattcacaattccaaaaaaaaatatattttcacccttataaagagacttttttgcaaccatttttgtaaaaaatcgttgtttaGGTAAATAATGTAAAACAGAGTTTTTCATGCAGAGTTTTTGATTTAGATAATTCAGAATTTAGGTCATACATAATTTTGCAATACACATACACAATAACGACCCAATCTCTATGAAAATATAATCTGGAATAAATTCCTCCTTCCTGCACATCTGCATCATTTCTCcaccaacttttgttttttttttttttttttattttaaaaagttagatgtatttga
Proteins encoded in this region:
- the LOC129915660 gene encoding uncharacterized protein LOC129915660; the protein is MNLKYQLVIVIITIFSHFCIASKFNKSLSDYEVGCEVYKREKFDSYDLFQVSSVNKNLKNNKERLHLKFYVMTESYAFIVLSEVDNPKVLNEINNRGYEIDLGSYSWITNSSDETVHEKDSPNLFSKVKPTPVEIIITNDNKLLVNIPGYYEPFMKYSDTHSLNIKFFRFGSYNKWFYNCTFDENSNVEDQKMSENEVKTVETKNTNVNQQQLSLQPKSTANPTETRPFSKHNSFFDVLVPMLDKFDDNKMLDFQLRVFEVVKELKNNPTTTTKKPVAIDVRFGGSENEIKTVESKNTNVNQQQLSLQPKSTANPTETRPFSKHNSFFDVLVPMLDKFDDNKMLDFQLRVFEVVKELKNNPTTTTKKPVAIDVRFG